In bacterium, one genomic interval encodes:
- a CDS encoding NmrA/HSCARG family protein: MAEPKIIAVLGATGAQGGGLVRAICADKSGEFKARALTRDPNSEKARALAALGAEVVKGDVDDVESMKAAFSGAYGVFGVTFFWEHFNPVLETSQAKAIADAAKFAGVKHVVWSTLEDTRKFMALDDTRMPTLHGAYKVPHLDCKGEADPYFAEIGVPTTNLQTSFYFENFIYFGMGPQKGQDGNLALMLPMGDKKLPGIAAEDIGKCAYGVFKRPELIGTTVGIAGDHPTGVQYAAEFSKLFGQEIPYFAVPFDVYRGLGFPGADDLGNMFQFKHDFQDQFVGARSLEFSRTLNPELQTFAHWLAQNGERIARP; encoded by the coding sequence ATGGCTGAACCGAAAATTATTGCGGTCTTGGGCGCTACAGGTGCACAAGGCGGCGGACTGGTCCGGGCTATCTGCGCGGATAAGTCCGGTGAGTTCAAAGCCCGGGCGCTGACCCGCGATCCGAATTCCGAGAAAGCCCGGGCATTAGCGGCGCTGGGCGCCGAAGTCGTCAAGGGTGACGTGGATGATGTCGAAAGCATGAAAGCCGCGTTCAGCGGAGCGTACGGCGTCTTTGGTGTGACGTTCTTCTGGGAGCACTTTAATCCCGTGCTCGAAACGTCGCAGGCCAAGGCGATTGCCGATGCGGCGAAATTCGCGGGAGTGAAGCATGTTGTCTGGTCCACGCTGGAAGATACACGCAAGTTCATGGCGCTGGACGATACGCGCATGCCGACGCTGCACGGCGCGTATAAGGTTCCACATTTGGACTGCAAGGGCGAAGCTGACCCGTATTTCGCAGAGATCGGCGTGCCCACGACGAACCTGCAGACCAGCTTCTATTTCGAGAACTTCATCTACTTCGGGATGGGCCCGCAGAAGGGACAAGATGGCAATCTCGCGCTCATGCTTCCGATGGGTGACAAGAAGTTGCCGGGAATCGCGGCGGAGGATATCGGCAAGTGCGCATACGGCGTCTTCAAGCGCCCCGAATTGATCGGCACGACTGTCGGCATCGCCGGCGATCACCCGACCGGTGTGCAGTATGCCGCCGAGTTCAGCAAGCTGTTCGGCCAGGAGATCCCGTACTTCGCGGTGCCATTCGATGTCTATCGGGGGCTGGGTTTCCCCGGCGCAGATGATCTGGGCAACATGTTCCAGTTCAAGCACGATTTTCAAGACCAGTTTGTCGGCGCGCGCAGCCTGGAATTCTCGCGGACGCTGAATCCCGAATTGCAGACTTTTGCGCATTGGCTCGCGCAGAACGGCGAGCGGATCGCCCGCCCGTAG
- the trxA gene encoding thioredoxin: protein MSNAAATAVLKMTDQSFADTVKTNTLLVVDCYADWCGPCRMIAPIVEELANHYSGRVAFAKVDVDNSPNISRQFHISSIPTLLFFKNGEMVDRQVGALPKHALQARVDSLLAS, encoded by the coding sequence ATGTCGAACGCTGCTGCGACTGCAGTGCTCAAGATGACCGACCAGTCTTTCGCGGATACCGTGAAGACGAATACGTTGTTGGTCGTTGATTGTTATGCCGATTGGTGCGGCCCCTGTCGGATGATCGCACCGATCGTCGAGGAGTTGGCCAATCACTATTCCGGTCGCGTCGCCTTCGCCAAGGTGGACGTGGACAATTCCCCCAATATCAGCCGTCAATTCCACATCAGTTCGATCCCGACGCTCCTGTTCTTCAAGAATGGCGAGATGGTGGATCGGCAGGTCGGTGCCCTGCCCAAGCATGCGCTGCAGGCTCGCGTGGATTCTTTGTTGGCTTCATAA
- a CDS encoding TlpA family protein disulfide reductase: protein MKSFLTVALATLMLASVGCGQAGDKQTAVKVEDAKKLSFTYKTTDGELVDARQFYGKVVIVDIWDTWCGPCRKGIPHFVDLYEQYKGQVEIVGLAFGREGAPKVKAFADQMKINYPNGIFSEEAAKQFGQPRSIPTCFIIGKNGEIAETVVGYRPKEFFEQKIQSLLKA, encoded by the coding sequence ATGAAGTCATTTCTCACTGTTGCACTTGCCACGCTCATGCTCGCGTCCGTAGGATGCGGCCAGGCCGGAGACAAGCAGACGGCCGTCAAGGTCGAAGATGCCAAAAAGCTCAGCTTCACCTACAAGACGACGGACGGTGAACTCGTGGATGCTCGCCAGTTCTACGGTAAGGTCGTCATTGTGGACATCTGGGATACGTGGTGCGGTCCGTGCCGCAAGGGTATTCCGCATTTCGTTGACCTGTATGAACAGTACAAGGGACAGGTCGAAATCGTCGGATTGGCGTTCGGCCGCGAAGGCGCACCGAAGGTCAAGGCCTTCGCCGACCAGATGAAGATCAACTATCCCAACGGTATCTTTAGTGAAGAGGCCGCGAAGCAGTTCGGTCAGCCGCGTTCGATCCCGACATGCTTTATTATCGGCAAGAATGGCGAAATCGCCGAAACCGTCGTTGGTTACCGTCCGAAAGAATTCTTTGAGCAGAAGATTCAGAGCCTGTTGAAGGCCTGA
- the aroF gene encoding 3-deoxy-7-phosphoheptulonate synthase produces the protein MLIIMNREATSAQIRGVVELIESLGLRAHAIPGESRTAIGVTGNSGPLSPALFEELPGVVQAVRVTKSFKLVSRETKPDDTVVQIGNVRVGGRELTVMAGPCSVESREQIFKSAELAKQAGAQMLRGGAFKPRTSPYAFRGLGKQALEWIQAAGREFGLPVVSEVVDLESCGMALPHIDMLQVGARNMQNYTLLEAVARSGKPILLKRGPAASLDELLNAAEYILSVGNYNLVLCERGIRGFSDFARNTLDLNIVPAVKEMSHLPIIVDPSHGTGHRKMVAPLGRAAVAVGADGLMVEMHPDPDHALSDGYQSLYPLQLSGLMDSLRLIAPAVGRHLAPA, from the coding sequence GTGCTGATTATCATGAACCGTGAGGCGACATCCGCCCAGATTCGCGGCGTCGTCGAGTTGATTGAGTCGCTGGGATTGCGCGCGCATGCCATTCCGGGAGAGTCGCGGACTGCCATTGGCGTCACGGGTAACTCGGGGCCGCTCAGCCCGGCGCTGTTTGAAGAATTGCCGGGCGTCGTGCAGGCGGTGCGCGTAACCAAGTCCTTCAAACTCGTGTCGCGCGAAACCAAACCGGACGACACCGTCGTGCAGATCGGCAATGTGCGAGTCGGAGGCCGCGAACTGACCGTCATGGCCGGGCCGTGCTCCGTTGAATCACGCGAACAAATCTTCAAGTCCGCTGAACTCGCCAAGCAGGCCGGGGCTCAGATGCTGCGCGGCGGAGCGTTCAAGCCGCGTACGTCGCCCTATGCATTTCGCGGATTGGGCAAACAGGCGTTAGAATGGATTCAAGCGGCCGGACGCGAGTTCGGTTTGCCCGTCGTATCGGAAGTAGTGGATCTCGAGTCGTGCGGGATGGCCCTTCCGCATATAGACATGCTGCAGGTCGGTGCGCGCAACATGCAGAACTACACGCTGCTGGAAGCCGTGGCGCGATCGGGCAAGCCCATCCTGCTGAAACGCGGTCCGGCGGCGTCGCTCGACGAGTTGCTCAATGCTGCCGAGTACATCCTCTCTGTCGGCAATTACAATCTTGTGCTGTGCGAGCGCGGTATTCGCGGCTTCTCGGATTTCGCGCGCAATACGCTTGATTTGAATATTGTACCCGCCGTCAAAGAGATGTCGCATCTGCCGATCATTGTGGATCCATCGCATGGTACCGGCCATCGCAAAATGGTCGCGCCGTTGGGACGCGCGGCCGTTGCCGTCGGCGCCGACGGACTGATGGTGGAGATGCATCCGGACCCGGATCACGCGTTGTCCGATGGCTACCAGTCGCTGTACCCGCTGCAATTGAGCGGGCTGATGGACAGCCTCCGACTGATAGCCCCGGCCGTGGGGCGCCACCTTGCGCCGGCCTGA
- the trpA gene encoding tryptophan synthase subunit alpha, whose protein sequence is MPHKFDLHAFTRAATRDGRKLLAIYLTCGFPEREWTAPLAQAAFAAGADLLELGMPFSDPLADGPTIQAASQHSLERGVTSGSYFTTAREVAELGPTLFMGYLNSVTVPNFLNRARDAGLCGLILPEWPVHSAAFAMFERSAQNCGVPRIPFVAPTSSAERIAATDRLNAPFIYAVSIAGVTGARATVSERAYDYLAGLRTSLATPYLAGFGVANATAAQRMAAVADGVIVGSALLDGIGRVNTLEAACGFVRAFVSELRAALDDAPVLQENRKC, encoded by the coding sequence ATGCCGCACAAGTTTGATCTGCATGCCTTCACTCGGGCCGCGACACGCGATGGACGTAAGCTCCTGGCGATCTACTTGACCTGCGGCTTTCCTGAGCGTGAGTGGACAGCGCCTCTGGCTCAGGCAGCGTTTGCGGCTGGCGCGGACCTGCTCGAATTGGGGATGCCATTTTCGGATCCCTTGGCCGACGGACCGACGATTCAAGCGGCCTCGCAACACTCCCTCGAGCGCGGCGTGACGTCCGGTAGCTACTTCACCACGGCACGAGAAGTCGCGGAACTTGGTCCGACGTTGTTTATGGGCTATCTGAATAGCGTGACTGTGCCGAACTTTCTCAATCGCGCGCGCGACGCCGGGCTGTGCGGTTTGATCCTGCCTGAATGGCCCGTACACAGTGCAGCCTTTGCGATGTTCGAACGCAGTGCGCAGAACTGCGGCGTGCCCCGTATACCGTTCGTGGCGCCGACTTCCTCCGCCGAACGTATCGCGGCGACAGACCGTCTGAACGCGCCGTTCATTTACGCCGTCTCTATCGCGGGTGTGACCGGCGCGCGCGCAACTGTGAGTGAACGTGCCTACGACTATTTGGCCGGATTGCGGACCAGTTTGGCGACACCGTATCTGGCGGGGTTCGGCGTGGCTAACGCGACAGCCGCACAGCGCATGGCGGCGGTCGCCGATGGCGTGATTGTCGGCAGCGCGCTGTTGGACGGCATCGGTCGCGTGAATACATTGGAAGCGGCGTGCGGCTTCGTGCGCGCCTTTGTCAGCGAACTACGCGCGGCGCTTGACGACGCGCCGGTGCTTCAGGAGAACCGCAAGTGCTGA
- the trpB gene encoding tryptophan synthase subunit beta has protein sequence MSYSFPDLHGFFGEYGGQFVPETLVAPCQELEQAFAEIRTDNSFWDELARHLRDFGGRPTPLYPAERLSARYGFSVYLKREDLLHTGAHKLNNALGQALLARRLGKTRIIAETGAGQHGVATATVCARFGLQCMVYMGAKDMERQAPNVARMKLLGAEVRAVGAGTQTLKDATSEAIRDWVTNVHDTFYLIGSVVGPHPYPLMVREFQKVIGEEVKRQLSAADLKADVLLACVGGGSNAIGLFYPFIDEAVRLIGIEAGGAGDDSIQHAAALTRGLPGVLHGSRSYVLQDESGQILEAHSISAGLDYPGIGPEHSHLYDSGRVEYARVSDAEALAAARELAQLEGIIPALESAHALAHLPRLRDDGCRGTVIVCLSGRGDKDMSTYAAQV, from the coding sequence ATGAGCTACTCTTTCCCTGACCTCCATGGATTCTTCGGCGAATACGGCGGCCAATTCGTGCCGGAGACGCTCGTGGCTCCGTGTCAAGAGCTGGAGCAAGCGTTCGCGGAGATTCGTACTGACAATTCGTTTTGGGACGAACTCGCGCGGCATTTGCGCGACTTCGGCGGGCGGCCGACGCCGCTTTATCCAGCCGAGCGCCTGAGCGCGCGCTACGGATTCTCCGTCTATTTAAAACGCGAAGACCTGCTGCACACAGGTGCGCACAAACTGAATAATGCGCTTGGCCAGGCACTGCTCGCGCGACGGTTGGGTAAGACGCGGATCATCGCGGAGACCGGCGCGGGACAGCATGGCGTCGCCACCGCGACCGTGTGCGCACGCTTTGGATTGCAGTGCATGGTGTACATGGGTGCCAAGGATATGGAGCGTCAAGCCCCCAACGTTGCCCGGATGAAACTGCTCGGCGCGGAAGTGCGCGCTGTCGGCGCCGGGACGCAGACCTTGAAAGACGCAACGAGCGAGGCCATCCGCGATTGGGTGACCAATGTGCATGACACATTTTACCTGATCGGCAGTGTCGTTGGGCCGCACCCGTATCCGCTCATGGTGCGCGAATTTCAAAAAGTCATCGGCGAAGAGGTGAAACGGCAGCTAAGCGCCGCCGATCTGAAGGCCGATGTGCTATTGGCATGTGTCGGCGGCGGCAGCAATGCGATCGGGCTGTTCTATCCGTTTATTGATGAAGCGGTGCGGCTAATTGGTATCGAGGCAGGCGGCGCAGGCGATGACTCGATACAGCACGCGGCGGCGCTAACGCGCGGATTGCCCGGCGTGCTGCACGGCTCTCGCAGCTATGTGCTCCAGGATGAGAGCGGGCAGATTCTTGAAGCGCATTCAATCTCGGCAGGGCTCGATTATCCCGGCATCGGCCCTGAGCATAGCCACCTCTATGACAGCGGGCGAGTGGAGTATGCGCGAGTGAGTGATGCGGAGGCGTTGGCAGCGGCGCGCGAGTTGGCGCAATTGGAGGGGATCATTCCGGCATTGGAGTCCGCGCATGCGCTGGCGCATTTGCCGCGATTACGTGACGACGGATGCCGCGGCACCGTGATCGTATGCCTGTCGGGGCGCGGAGATAAAGATATGAGTACCTATGCCGCACAAGTTTGA
- a CDS encoding phosphoribosylanthranilate isomerase produces the protein MRVWLKFCGFCDPTDLSLAVALGVDAVGLVCVPDSPRGVSRRELAKLAAVPRGSSQLVLVFQNPSSDYVQECLAIVEPDVLQFHGDERPEFAESFDYVYIKAVRGRQQIGMFHAHTEADAWLIDDADYERNDLLQAAETPLILAGGLTPDNVQTRIRAVQPYGVDVARGIELEPRKKDPIKMIAFNHAVRSLVNE, from the coding sequence ATGAGAGTCTGGCTGAAATTCTGCGGCTTCTGCGATCCCACTGATCTGTCTCTGGCCGTGGCCCTGGGTGTTGACGCCGTCGGTTTGGTGTGTGTTCCTGATTCGCCGCGCGGTGTTTCGCGCCGTGAATTGGCCAAGCTCGCCGCGGTCCCGCGCGGGTCGTCGCAGCTCGTGCTGGTGTTTCAAAATCCGAGTTCGGACTATGTGCAGGAATGCCTTGCCATTGTCGAACCGGACGTGCTGCAATTCCACGGCGATGAACGGCCCGAATTCGCGGAATCGTTCGACTATGTGTACATCAAAGCCGTGCGGGGCCGTCAGCAAATCGGGATGTTCCATGCGCATACCGAGGCTGATGCGTGGCTGATTGACGATGCCGATTACGAACGCAATGATTTGCTGCAAGCGGCCGAGACTCCGCTCATTCTGGCAGGCGGGCTGACGCCGGACAATGTGCAGACGCGGATTCGAGCGGTTCAGCCCTACGGTGTGGACGTTGCCCGCGGCATTGAGCTCGAGCCTCGCAAGAAAGACCCCATCAAGATGATTGCCTTTAATCACGCCGTCAGGTCGTTGGTCAACGAATGA
- a CDS encoding indole-3-glycerol-phosphate synthase, with protein MSVLLHILKRRLETRDTKRPLAELRELALEQEAPRDFRAALRLDHAVAVIAEIKFRSPSEGELRSGRDVGEIAAAYTRAGARALSVLTEVNAFDGKLGDVRLAKAASDLPVLRKDFLWDEYDVTATRAAGADALLLIAKMLSREQLSELCACADALGLGVLLELHDEDDLQKTEGLRGVAWGVNHRDLMTLEIDLQRSRDLFTLIPDGEIKVAESGLRTLRDLEEMRERGANAVLIGTAFMKAPDPGRALTEFFL; from the coding sequence ATGAGTGTCCTGCTGCACATTTTGAAGCGGCGACTGGAGACGCGCGATACGAAGCGGCCCCTCGCGGAGTTGCGAGAACTGGCACTGGAACAGGAAGCCCCACGCGATTTCCGGGCCGCGCTGCGACTGGATCATGCCGTGGCCGTAATTGCCGAGATCAAATTCCGTTCACCGAGTGAAGGGGAATTGCGATCCGGCCGCGATGTGGGTGAGATTGCGGCAGCTTACACCCGCGCCGGAGCGCGGGCCCTGTCGGTTCTCACGGAAGTCAACGCCTTTGACGGCAAGCTCGGCGATGTCCGCCTAGCGAAAGCCGCCAGTGATTTGCCGGTTCTGCGCAAGGATTTCTTGTGGGATGAGTACGATGTTACGGCCACGCGTGCCGCGGGTGCGGACGCGCTATTGCTGATCGCGAAGATGTTGTCGCGCGAACAGTTGTCGGAACTCTGCGCCTGCGCAGATGCGCTCGGACTCGGCGTGCTGCTTGAATTGCACGATGAAGATGATCTCCAAAAGACCGAGGGCCTTCGCGGCGTGGCGTGGGGCGTGAACCATCGAGACTTGATGACCTTGGAAATTGACCTACAGCGAAGCCGCGACCTGTTTACATTGATCCCGGACGGCGAGATTAAGGTCGCTGAAAGCGGTCTGCGCACGCTGCGCGATCTTGAAGAGATGCGCGAACGCGGCGCGAACGCCGTGCTCATCGGCACAGCATTCATGAAAGCTCCCGATCCCGGTCGGGCGCTGACGGAGTTTTTTCTATGA
- the trpD gene encoding anthranilate phosphoribosyltransferase — translation MHGDRLSQTDAGQCCELLLCDQANPIEVAGLLCALHARGETVAELTGFLDTLRRHMTKVPLGDPRAVDLCGTGGDGSHSFNVSTAAALLAAACGAVVPKHGNRAVSSRCGSADVLEQLGIPLSLNPPDAERCLRACGFAFLFAPHFHPAMKHVAPVRKALGVRTLFNLLGPLANPAGVKRQLIGVYHARWLRPVAETLAQAGSEFVITVHGDGGLDEVTPLGTTRYCQYYNGEITEGVWQASEWGLGPTSHHAVRGGDTTANAARLRSVAQGNEPELSEWIIANCAPALVLSQRAADFREGALMARASIHDGTFLRFLDKAAAA, via the coding sequence GTGCACGGTGACAGGCTGAGCCAAACAGACGCCGGGCAATGCTGCGAACTGTTGCTGTGCGACCAGGCCAACCCGATCGAGGTCGCCGGTCTACTGTGTGCGCTGCACGCCCGTGGCGAAACGGTTGCGGAACTAACCGGATTCCTGGACACGCTGCGTCGGCACATGACCAAGGTGCCGCTCGGGGACCCGCGAGCAGTTGACTTGTGCGGAACGGGCGGCGACGGAAGCCACAGTTTCAACGTCTCGACGGCCGCCGCATTGCTCGCTGCGGCCTGCGGAGCCGTTGTCCCCAAGCACGGCAATCGCGCCGTATCATCGCGCTGCGGCAGTGCGGATGTTCTTGAGCAGCTCGGTATTCCGCTCTCGTTGAACCCGCCGGATGCGGAACGATGTCTGCGCGCGTGCGGGTTTGCGTTTCTGTTCGCGCCGCATTTTCATCCGGCCATGAAACACGTCGCGCCGGTGCGCAAGGCACTCGGAGTGCGAACGCTGTTCAACTTGCTTGGACCGTTGGCAAATCCGGCGGGAGTGAAACGGCAACTGATTGGCGTATACCACGCTCGTTGGCTCCGGCCTGTAGCGGAAACTTTAGCCCAGGCCGGATCAGAATTTGTCATCACCGTGCACGGTGACGGCGGACTCGATGAAGTTACGCCGCTGGGCACAACCCGCTATTGTCAGTATTACAATGGCGAGATTACGGAGGGCGTGTGGCAGGCGAGTGAGTGGGGGCTCGGCCCGACATCGCATCACGCGGTGCGCGGCGGCGATACAACGGCCAATGCGGCCCGGTTGCGCTCCGTGGCACAGGGGAACGAGCCGGAGTTGTCCGAGTGGATTATTGCCAACTGCGCGCCTGCGCTGGTGCTCTCCCAACGCGCCGCCGACTTTCGCGAGGGAGCGTTGATGGCACGGGCAAGCATTCACGACGGGACATTCCTGCGCTTTTTGGATAAGGCAGCCGCGGCATGA
- a CDS encoding aminodeoxychorismate/anthranilate synthase component II, with amino-acid sequence MIFVLDNYDSFTYNLVQAIGKLGVRVEVARNDAITAAELLALNPTALILSPGPGRPEDAGNMPDILAAALGKLPILGVCLGHQMIGLHFGGKVVAAPELVHGKATRVFHDGRTLYRGLSDPFEAGRYHSLIVAQEGLPTALEVTARTQQGEIMGLRHRTLPVEGVQFHPESILTPEGDRLLANFVALATTAG; translated from the coding sequence ATGATCTTTGTCCTCGACAACTACGACTCCTTTACCTATAACCTGGTGCAGGCCATCGGTAAACTCGGTGTGCGTGTGGAAGTCGCCCGCAACGATGCGATCACTGCGGCCGAGCTCTTGGCGTTGAATCCCACTGCGTTGATCCTCTCGCCTGGTCCGGGACGGCCTGAAGATGCCGGGAATATGCCCGACATCTTGGCCGCCGCGCTGGGCAAACTGCCGATCCTGGGAGTGTGCCTTGGCCACCAGATGATCGGACTCCATTTCGGAGGAAAGGTCGTGGCGGCTCCGGAACTCGTGCATGGCAAAGCAACACGTGTTTTTCACGATGGGCGTACACTCTATCGCGGTCTATCCGATCCGTTTGAAGCGGGGCGCTATCATTCACTGATCGTAGCGCAAGAGGGCTTGCCAACTGCTCTGGAAGTCACCGCACGGACGCAGCAAGGTGAAATCATGGGGCTTAGGCATCGCACGTTACCAGTTGAAGGCGTGCAGTTTCATCCGGAGTCCATTTTGACTCCGGAGGGCGATCGGCTATTGGCCAACTTCGTGGCGCTGGCCACAACGGCGGGATGA